The Patagioenas fasciata isolate bPatFas1 chromosome 25, bPatFas1.hap1, whole genome shotgun sequence genome includes a region encoding these proteins:
- the NKAIN1 gene encoding sodium/potassium-transporting ATPase subunit beta-1-interacting protein 1, protein MGRCNGRCTLVGFCCLQLVAALERQIFDFLGYQWAPILANFLHIMAVILGIFGTVQYRSKYLMMYAVWLVLWVGWNAFIICFYLEVGRLSQDRDFIMTFNTSLHRSWWMENGPGCLVTPVLNSNLAPEDHHVITVSGCLLDYQYIEVVSSATQIFLALFGFVYACYVSKVFLEEEDSFDFIGGFDSYGYQAPQKTSHLQLQPLYTSG, encoded by the exons gtCGCGGCGCTGGAGAGGCAGATCTTTGATTTCCTGGGCTACCAGTGGGCACCCATCCTGGCGAATTTTTTACACATCATGGCCGTTATTTTGGGTATTTTTGGGACCGTCCAGTACAGATCCAAATACCTCATGATG TACGCGGTGTGGCTGGTGCTGTGGGTTGGCTGGAACGCCTTCATCATCTGCTTCTACCTGGAGGTTGGACGCTTGTCACAG GACCGAGACTTCATCATGACCTTCAATACCTCACTGCACCGCTCGTGGTGGATGGAGAACGGGCCGGGCTGCCTGGTGACGCCGGTGCTCAACTCCAACCTGGCGCCCGAGGACCATCACGTCATCACCGTCAGCGGCTGCCTGCTCGACTACCAGTACATCGAGGTGGTGAGCAGTGCCACGCAGATCTTCCTGGCG CTTTTCGGCTTTGTCTACGCCTGCTACGTCAGCAAAGTGTTCCTGGAGGAAGAAGACAGCT tCGACTTCATTGGCGGCTTTGACTCCTACGGCTACCAGGCGCCCCAGAAGACGTCGCACCTACAGCTACAGCCGCTCTACAC gtccGGGTAA